The Propionibacterium freudenreichii subsp. freudenreichii genome contains a region encoding:
- a CDS encoding quinone-dependent dihydroorotate dehydrogenase: MTIDELYVRAVRAGYEGLVRPLLFTMHGGDPEKIHGQLISTMGHLPDSLVGLIKRFIGQGRQPVDVAGVHFPGRIGVAAGLDKDGVAAGIWSPLGFGFAELGTVTAHAQPGNPRPRLFRLIRSGAIINRMGFNNNGAEAMAARMANLGVARGNNALGCPMGISIGKTKATPLADAVDDYLFSLTTLAPYADYVALNVSSPNTPGLRSLQGRHELEELTGALVARARELDADDPVPVFVKVAPDLTTGQLDGILSSCEQAGIAGIIATNTTIERDGIKGSDARYASQAGGLSGSPLTAMALDRVRWITAHTDLPVMGCGGIMTPADAQAMFDAGARLVQLYTGFIFEGPALVMGINRLTRPGKGARA, encoded by the coding sequence ATGACGATCGACGAGCTGTATGTGCGCGCGGTGCGTGCCGGCTATGAAGGCCTGGTGCGCCCCCTGCTGTTCACCATGCACGGCGGTGATCCCGAGAAGATCCATGGTCAGTTGATCTCGACCATGGGTCACCTGCCGGACTCGTTGGTGGGGCTCATCAAGCGATTCATCGGGCAGGGCCGCCAGCCCGTCGACGTGGCGGGTGTCCATTTCCCGGGGCGTATCGGCGTGGCGGCAGGACTGGACAAGGATGGGGTGGCGGCAGGCATCTGGTCGCCGCTGGGCTTCGGTTTCGCCGAGCTCGGAACGGTGACCGCCCACGCACAACCGGGCAACCCGCGGCCGCGCCTGTTCCGGCTGATCCGCTCTGGGGCGATCATCAACCGGATGGGCTTCAACAACAACGGCGCCGAGGCGATGGCGGCGCGCATGGCGAACCTGGGGGTTGCCCGCGGCAACAATGCACTGGGCTGCCCGATGGGCATTTCGATCGGGAAGACCAAGGCGACCCCGCTGGCCGACGCGGTTGACGACTATCTGTTCAGCCTGACCACCCTCGCGCCCTATGCGGACTACGTGGCACTGAACGTCTCCAGCCCCAATACGCCCGGCCTGCGCAGCCTGCAGGGACGCCACGAGTTGGAGGAGCTCACCGGGGCCCTGGTGGCCAGGGCCCGCGAGCTGGACGCTGACGATCCCGTACCGGTGTTCGTCAAGGTCGCACCCGACCTGACCACCGGTCAGCTCGATGGCATCCTGTCCAGCTGTGAGCAGGCCGGCATTGCCGGCATCATCGCCACCAATACGACCATCGAACGCGACGGCATCAAGGGATCCGATGCCCGGTATGCCTCCCAGGCCGGAGGCCTGTCCGGTTCGCCGTTGACCGCGATGGCGCTGGACCGGGTGCGGTGGATCACCGCCCACACCGACCTGCCCGTGATGGGCTGTGGCGGCATCATGACGCCCGCCGACGCCCAGGCGATGTTCGATGCCGGTGCCCGGCTGGTGCAGCTCTACACCGGATTCATCTTCGAGGGGCCCGCACTGGTGATGGGCATCAACCGACTCACCCGACCCGGCAAGGGGGCCCGCGCATGA
- the pyrF gene encoding orotidine-5'-phosphate decarboxylase, giving the protein MSGGFGARLQALADERGRLCVGLDPHEPLVRAWGLDYDAAGIERLARDTVAALADEVMVFKPQSAFFEVFGSRGVAALGRVLDDIRAAGALSILDVKRGDIGSTMSAYARAYLSDDAELRADAITLSPYLGFEALRPAIDLAHATGRGLFVLCHTSNPEGEEVQFATHGGHTIAQGVVDHAQAENTEHGLDDMGLVIGATHDNAGVDLSGFTGWTLAPGIGAQGGTVEGLSAIFGASAHHVLPSSSRGVLRAGPDRQALQEAARALILH; this is encoded by the coding sequence ATGAGCGGCGGTTTCGGGGCGCGCCTCCAGGCCCTGGCTGACGAGCGGGGACGCCTGTGCGTCGGCCTGGATCCCCACGAGCCCCTGGTGCGGGCCTGGGGCCTGGACTACGACGCCGCGGGCATCGAACGCCTGGCGCGCGACACCGTCGCCGCGTTGGCCGACGAGGTGATGGTCTTCAAGCCGCAAAGTGCCTTCTTCGAGGTGTTCGGATCGCGCGGGGTGGCGGCACTGGGTCGGGTCCTGGACGACATCCGCGCCGCCGGGGCCCTGTCGATCCTCGACGTGAAGCGCGGTGACATCGGCTCGACGATGTCCGCCTACGCCCGCGCATACCTGTCCGATGACGCGGAGTTGCGCGCCGATGCGATCACCCTGAGTCCCTACCTGGGATTCGAGGCCCTGCGCCCCGCCATCGACCTGGCGCATGCCACCGGCCGGGGCCTGTTCGTGCTGTGCCACACCAGCAATCCGGAGGGTGAGGAAGTGCAGTTCGCCACCCATGGCGGACACACCATCGCCCAGGGCGTGGTCGACCACGCACAGGCTGAGAACACCGAGCACGGGCTGGATGACATGGGCCTGGTGATCGGGGCAACCCATGACAACGCGGGCGTTGACCTGTCGGGGTTCACCGGCTGGACGTTGGCTCCCGGCATCGGTGCCCAGGGGGGCACGGTGGAGGGATTGTCCGCCATTTTCGGTGCCAGTGCGCATCACGTCCTCCCGAGCTCCTCGCGGGGAGTACTGCGGGCCGGACCGGATCGTCAGGCGCTGCAGGAGGCCGCCCGGGCACTCATCCTGCACTGA
- the mihF gene encoding integration host factor, actinobacterial type has translation MAIPTLSPEQLHSARCAATLARRARADFKMRVRQGNLTLSEALDLASCDDVLAHVRVIDLLKALPRVGDKRAAGIMERLDIASNRRVRGLGRHQLAGLKTEFH, from the coding sequence GTGGCTATCCCGACACTGTCACCCGAACAATTGCACTCAGCCCGTTGCGCAGCAACGCTCGCCCGTAGGGCCCGCGCCGATTTCAAGATGCGCGTACGCCAGGGCAACCTCACCCTCAGCGAGGCACTCGACCTGGCCAGCTGCGATGACGTGCTGGCCCACGTCCGTGTGATCGACCTACTGAAGGCGCTCCCCAGAGTTGGCGACAAGCGCGCCGCCGGTATCATGGAGCGCCTGGACATCGCGTCCAATCGGCGGGTGCGCGGCCTTGGTCGCCACCAGCTGGCAGGCCTCAAGACGGAGTTTCACTGA
- the gmk gene encoding guanylate kinase, translating to MNDTAPSAREHQPEAVPRANGAERLSPRVYVISGPTAVGKGTIVERLRRIHPEIFVSCSATTRKPRPGEVDGVSYYFLDDAQFDELVTSGGLLEWAGVHGDRYGTPREPVERALREGRPVILEIDLQGARQVRHSYPQAVEIFLAPPSWEELVHRLRGRGTENQDQQSRRLRTARHELDAEDEFDHVVVNREIGTTVREMVDLMRL from the coding sequence ATGAATGACACCGCACCAAGCGCCCGGGAACATCAACCCGAGGCTGTCCCACGGGCGAATGGTGCGGAGCGGCTCAGCCCTCGCGTCTATGTGATCTCCGGCCCGACGGCCGTCGGTAAGGGGACCATCGTCGAGCGGCTGCGCCGAATTCATCCCGAGATCTTCGTTTCCTGTTCCGCCACCACGCGCAAACCGCGTCCGGGTGAAGTCGATGGGGTGTCGTACTACTTCCTTGACGACGCCCAGTTCGACGAGCTGGTCACCTCCGGCGGGCTCCTGGAGTGGGCCGGTGTGCATGGCGACCGCTACGGTACGCCGCGCGAGCCCGTTGAGCGCGCGCTGCGCGAAGGGCGTCCGGTGATCCTCGAGATCGACCTGCAGGGTGCCCGCCAGGTGCGGCACAGCTATCCCCAGGCCGTCGAGATCTTCCTGGCCCCTCCCAGCTGGGAGGAGCTGGTGCACCGGCTCCGTGGACGAGGCACCGAGAACCAGGACCAGCAGAGCCGTCGGCTCAGGACCGCCCGCCACGAACTCGACGCCGAGGATGAGTTCGACCATGTCGTGGTCAATAGGGAGATCGGAACGACGGTGCGCGAGATGGTAGACTTAATGAGGTTGTGA
- the rpoZ gene encoding DNA-directed RNA polymerase subunit omega — MRFNLTSTASIRPSSEGIINPPVDELLEHVDSKYRLVLFAAKRARQINAYYSQLGEGLLENVGPLVETSVQEKPLSIALREIQSGVLEYKKIDPVAEANARAEAAKDPDFKFDDPFSGIDPA, encoded by the coding sequence ATGAGGTTCAACTTGACCAGCACTGCTTCCATCCGCCCCAGCTCCGAAGGCATCATCAACCCGCCCGTTGATGAGCTGCTCGAGCACGTCGATTCGAAGTACCGCCTGGTGCTGTTCGCTGCCAAGCGCGCGCGCCAGATCAACGCCTATTACTCGCAGCTGGGCGAGGGCCTGTTGGAGAATGTGGGCCCGCTGGTCGAGACCAGCGTCCAGGAGAAGCCGCTGTCCATCGCGCTGCGTGAGATCCAGTCCGGCGTGCTCGAGTACAAGAAGATCGATCCGGTCGCCGAGGCCAATGCACGCGCCGAGGCCGCCAAGGACCCCGACTTCAAGTTCGACGATCCCTTCAGCGGAATCGACCCCGCCTGA
- the metK gene encoding methionine adenosyltransferase, which yields MPRLFTSESVTEGHPDKVADAISDAVLDEMLSKDPSSHTAVEVLISNGVAVVAGEATTESYVDIADVARARMLEIGYDSFDKGLDGATCGVMVALNNQSPDIAHSVEHSWEERNNKATDDADRQGAGDQGLMFGYACRETPELMPLPIHMAHRLAQRLAEVRRTGVLGDLGPDGKTQVTIEYDGLKPVRVVNVVISTQHLEGVDLQERLTPEIRQEVIAPVMEGYDIDSREMTTLINPSGTFVIGGPMGDAGLTGRKIIVDTYGGMARHGGGAFSGKDPSKVDRSGAYASRWVAKNIVAAGLAQRCEVQVSYAIGRANPTSFYVNTFGTGAAPDDRICDAAKQVFDLRPRTIIDQLDLKRPIFSQFTNYGHFGREVADARWELTDRADALLAAMKG from the coding sequence ATGCCCAGGTTGTTCACCTCGGAGTCCGTCACCGAAGGCCACCCCGACAAGGTTGCCGACGCGATCAGTGACGCGGTGCTCGACGAGATGCTCAGTAAGGACCCCTCGTCGCATACCGCCGTCGAGGTGCTCATCAGCAATGGTGTGGCCGTCGTGGCCGGGGAAGCGACCACCGAGTCATATGTCGATATCGCCGACGTGGCCCGGGCACGGATGCTCGAGATCGGCTACGACTCGTTCGACAAGGGCCTCGATGGCGCGACCTGTGGCGTCATGGTCGCCCTGAACAACCAGTCGCCGGACATCGCCCACAGCGTGGAGCACTCCTGGGAAGAACGCAACAACAAGGCCACCGACGACGCCGATCGGCAGGGCGCCGGTGATCAGGGCCTCATGTTCGGCTATGCGTGCAGGGAAACCCCTGAACTGATGCCGCTGCCCATCCACATGGCCCACCGGCTCGCCCAGCGGCTGGCCGAGGTGCGCCGCACCGGCGTGCTCGGTGACCTCGGTCCCGACGGCAAGACACAGGTGACCATCGAATATGACGGCCTCAAGCCGGTGCGCGTGGTCAATGTGGTGATCTCCACCCAGCACCTCGAGGGCGTCGACCTGCAGGAACGTCTCACCCCGGAGATCCGCCAGGAGGTGATTGCCCCGGTGATGGAGGGCTACGACATCGATTCCCGTGAGATGACGACCCTGATCAATCCCTCGGGCACCTTCGTCATCGGCGGCCCGATGGGCGATGCCGGACTCACCGGTCGGAAGATCATCGTCGACACCTATGGCGGCATGGCCCGCCATGGCGGGGGAGCGTTCAGCGGCAAGGATCCCTCAAAGGTCGACCGCTCGGGCGCCTATGCCTCCCGCTGGGTGGCCAAGAACATCGTTGCTGCCGGCCTTGCCCAGCGTTGCGAGGTCCAGGTCAGCTATGCCATCGGGCGGGCCAACCCCACGAGCTTCTATGTCAACACCTTCGGAACCGGCGCGGCACCCGACGATCGCATCTGTGATGCCGCGAAGCAGGTCTTCGACCTGCGCCCGCGCACCATCATCGATCAACTCGACCTGAAGCGGCCGATCTTCAGCCAGTTCACCAACTACGGCCACTTCGGCCGCGAGGTTGCCGATGCGCGATGGGAACTCACCGATCGGGCAGATGCCCTGCTCGCCGCGATGAAGGGCTGA
- a CDS encoding primosomal protein N', whose amino-acid sequence MMTIQQPDGGAGTHPGIARLALDVYLPHLDRFFDYSIPDRLAQQVQLGCRVRARFAGRMANGFVVGLPARAEVDKLSPLDRVISPEPVLLAQQVPLLRAVADHYAGTFADVMRLAVPPRHAATEAAEQNPWPAPDARDVPGGGLTEVDDGRRFLDAVGQSRPVRAHWCALPRWRSDESGLDDWTRGFVQAVGAAVGAGHGALVIVPDVDRVRRMRDVLRAVLGPGCVAELHSELGPAARYRNYLAVSRGQARVLVGTRGASYAPVHDLGVICLWDDGDDLLSEPRAPYPHARDVAALRATQESCALLFGSYARTAEMQAWVSTGWLVPLGLAPARTRRLAPPVRAAVDSDIDLQRDPMAAAARVPKEAFETIRTGLLSGPVLVQVPRAGYLVALSCQRCRTPVRCPTCGGPVGADRLGAGQRRLTCRWCGRSLNNWSCPVCGSRELRAPVVGSQRTAEELGRAFPSFRLVSSSAQKVVDQVGTTPALVVATPGAEPRPEAGYSAAVLLDAGLMLTRADLRAAEESYRRWLTVVSLVRSGDHGGTVSVVGPAEERTVQALVRLDPAGFAERELSDRQAAGFPPAVRMVAVEADEKTLADFRSVVEWPSDAQELGPVPIADSTPGSTEQLWRLMVRIDRTMGGELIVAARRALSIRSARKRPGAVRVRVDPIELF is encoded by the coding sequence ATGATGACTATCCAGCAGCCGGACGGCGGGGCCGGGACGCATCCCGGGATCGCCCGCCTGGCGCTGGACGTCTACCTGCCCCACCTCGACCGCTTCTTCGATTACTCGATACCGGACCGACTGGCCCAACAGGTCCAGCTCGGCTGCCGCGTGCGGGCCAGGTTCGCGGGGCGCATGGCCAATGGCTTCGTGGTGGGGTTGCCGGCCCGGGCAGAGGTGGACAAGCTGTCCCCACTGGACCGCGTCATCTCCCCGGAGCCCGTCCTCCTGGCCCAGCAGGTGCCACTGCTGCGCGCAGTGGCAGATCACTATGCAGGCACGTTCGCCGATGTCATGCGCCTTGCCGTGCCCCCGCGTCACGCGGCCACGGAGGCCGCCGAGCAGAACCCATGGCCCGCGCCCGACGCCCGCGACGTCCCCGGTGGGGGACTCACCGAAGTGGATGACGGCCGCCGGTTCCTTGACGCGGTCGGCCAATCACGTCCGGTGAGGGCCCATTGGTGCGCCCTGCCCAGGTGGCGAAGCGATGAATCCGGACTCGACGACTGGACACGCGGATTCGTCCAGGCCGTTGGCGCCGCCGTGGGGGCCGGCCATGGCGCGCTGGTGATCGTTCCCGACGTTGACCGGGTGCGTCGGATGCGTGACGTGCTGCGGGCGGTGCTCGGCCCCGGTTGCGTCGCCGAGCTGCACTCCGAGCTGGGGCCGGCCGCCCGTTACCGGAACTACCTGGCCGTGTCGCGCGGCCAGGCCCGCGTCCTGGTGGGCACCCGGGGGGCCAGCTATGCGCCGGTTCACGACCTGGGAGTGATCTGCTTGTGGGATGACGGCGACGACCTGCTGTCCGAGCCACGAGCGCCCTATCCGCATGCCCGCGATGTCGCGGCACTGCGGGCAACCCAGGAGTCCTGCGCGCTGTTGTTCGGTTCCTATGCCCGCACCGCCGAGATGCAGGCGTGGGTGTCGACCGGTTGGCTTGTCCCCCTGGGCCTGGCCCCGGCCCGGACCCGACGCCTTGCCCCACCGGTGCGCGCCGCCGTCGACTCCGACATCGACCTGCAACGTGACCCGATGGCTGCGGCCGCACGCGTCCCGAAGGAGGCATTCGAGACCATCCGTACCGGTCTGCTCTCCGGGCCGGTCCTGGTGCAGGTTCCGCGCGCCGGCTATCTGGTGGCGCTGAGCTGTCAGCGGTGCCGCACGCCGGTGCGGTGCCCCACCTGCGGGGGGCCGGTTGGGGCCGACCGGCTGGGTGCGGGCCAACGGCGACTGACCTGTCGATGGTGCGGACGCAGCCTCAACAACTGGTCGTGTCCCGTGTGTGGCAGTCGGGAACTGCGGGCCCCGGTGGTGGGGTCCCAGCGCACTGCGGAGGAGCTCGGCCGGGCGTTCCCGAGCTTTCGGCTGGTCAGCAGCTCCGCGCAGAAGGTCGTCGACCAGGTGGGTACCACACCGGCCCTGGTGGTGGCCACCCCGGGTGCCGAGCCGCGGCCCGAGGCCGGCTATTCCGCCGCCGTCCTGCTCGATGCCGGCCTCATGCTGACCCGCGCTGACCTGAGGGCGGCCGAGGAGTCCTATCGCCGCTGGCTCACGGTGGTCTCCCTGGTGCGTTCCGGCGACCATGGTGGCACCGTCAGCGTGGTGGGGCCCGCCGAGGAGCGCACCGTGCAGGCCCTAGTGCGCCTCGACCCGGCCGGCTTCGCCGAGCGGGAACTGTCTGATCGGCAGGCAGCGGGATTTCCGCCGGCGGTCAGGATGGTGGCCGTGGAGGCCGATGAGAAGACCTTGGCCGACTTCCGCTCCGTGGTCGAATGGCCCTCCGACGCCCAGGAACTTGGTCCTGTGCCAATCGCCGATTCCACCCCGGGATCCACCGAACAACTGTGGCGACTCATGGTGCGCATCGACCGGACCATGGGCGGTGAACTGATCGTTGCGGCCCGACGGGCGCTGTCGATCCGCAGCGCCAGGAAGCGACCGGGCGCAGTGCGGGTGCGTGTCGATCCGATCGAGTTGTTCTGA
- the fmt gene encoding methionyl-tRNA formyltransferase, with protein sequence MRIVFAGTPDLAVPSLRALSRAGHEIAAVVTRPDARSGRGKQLVSSPVARAAEEMGIAVLKPEHPRDPGFADQLARLSPRACAVVAYGGLLPQSLLDLVPDGWINLHFSLLPAWRGAAPVQRALMAGDTQTGVTTFRIVKKLDAGPLYRSVRVPIGPDETAGELLDRLSVIGADVLVETFADITAGLEPVEQDDDGVSIAAKVSVDDARIDWRQPATRIVNLVRGTNPAPGAWSVLSGRHFKVLRVAPAGDTGAGTALLPGELRATNKHLWVGCGDGAVELIQVRDFGKKSMSGADWARGARPTPGIRFEAADHE encoded by the coding sequence ATGCGGATTGTCTTCGCCGGAACACCGGACCTGGCGGTACCGAGCCTGCGTGCCCTGTCCCGCGCCGGTCACGAGATCGCGGCGGTGGTGACGCGTCCCGATGCACGCTCCGGACGGGGTAAGCAGCTGGTCTCCTCGCCCGTCGCCCGGGCCGCCGAGGAGATGGGCATCGCGGTGCTGAAACCGGAGCATCCCCGCGACCCCGGGTTCGCCGACCAACTCGCCCGGCTTTCCCCCCGGGCCTGCGCCGTCGTCGCGTACGGGGGACTGCTGCCGCAGTCGTTGCTCGATCTGGTTCCCGACGGATGGATCAACCTGCACTTCTCCCTGTTGCCGGCATGGCGTGGCGCCGCACCGGTACAGCGGGCATTGATGGCCGGTGACACGCAGACCGGCGTCACCACCTTCCGCATCGTGAAGAAACTCGATGCCGGACCCCTCTATCGTTCCGTGCGGGTTCCGATCGGCCCCGATGAGACGGCAGGCGAGCTCCTCGACCGACTGTCGGTGATCGGCGCGGACGTGCTCGTGGAGACCTTTGCCGACATCACCGCAGGCCTCGAACCGGTTGAACAGGACGACGACGGGGTGAGCATCGCCGCCAAGGTCAGCGTGGATGATGCCCGGATCGACTGGCGCCAGCCCGCGACGCGCATCGTCAACCTGGTTCGCGGGACCAACCCGGCCCCCGGGGCATGGTCGGTCCTGTCGGGCCGCCACTTCAAGGTATTGCGCGTGGCGCCGGCCGGCGACACGGGTGCCGGCACGGCGCTGCTGCCCGGGGAGCTGCGCGCCACGAACAAGCACCTGTGGGTGGGCTGCGGTGACGGTGCAGTGGAACTGATCCAAGTGCGTGACTTCGGCAAGAAGTCGATGTCGGGCGCCGATTGGGCGCGCGGGGCACGACCAACTCCCGGTATCCGATTCGAGGCGGCAGACCATGAGTGA
- a CDS encoding RsmB/NOP family class I SAM-dependent RNA methyltransferase, whose product MDRPRRTAFEILREVDRRGAYANLATRQAINDQELTGRDAAFVTELAYGTCRMLGTYDAILAQASGRDLNDLQPDIVDALRLGAHQLLGMRIPDRAAVDTTVDLAAIVVGERVAGLANAIMRKVAAHDLEAWCRQLAYDEQDFRCLVSGHPDWIVDAYQDLLPTEEVDAALAADNIAPVPTLVVRPGLYKRKDLLRDGGDPTRWSPWGVIRPGNPGDLGAVRDGRAGVQDEGSQLICLAATRADIPRDLPWLDMCAGPGGKSALLRGMAPEHGAFLTASEVQPHRAHLVAQSLRRYPAEGHETICADGTAPAWQRDSFGLVMADVPCSGLGALRRRPDARWRKDVDDLVELGDLQRSLLSSALDACRPGGVVAYVTCSPHRMESADIVLADTSRFEILDAPALIPEVPGAAASTDARFIQLWPHRHGTDAMFMALLRKR is encoded by the coding sequence ATGGACCGGCCCCGGCGCACGGCGTTCGAGATCCTGCGTGAGGTTGATCGGCGGGGCGCCTATGCGAACCTTGCCACCCGTCAGGCCATCAACGACCAGGAACTCACCGGGCGCGACGCGGCCTTCGTCACCGAACTGGCCTACGGCACCTGTCGGATGCTGGGCACCTATGACGCGATCCTGGCGCAGGCCTCCGGCCGGGATCTCAACGACCTGCAGCCCGACATCGTGGATGCCCTGCGGCTGGGCGCCCACCAGCTGCTGGGCATGCGCATCCCCGACCGGGCCGCAGTGGACACCACCGTCGACCTGGCCGCCATCGTGGTGGGGGAGCGCGTGGCCGGCCTGGCGAACGCCATCATGCGCAAGGTCGCCGCGCATGACCTGGAGGCCTGGTGCCGCCAACTCGCCTACGACGAGCAGGACTTCCGCTGCCTGGTGAGCGGGCACCCGGACTGGATCGTGGACGCCTACCAGGACCTGCTCCCCACCGAGGAAGTGGACGCCGCCCTGGCCGCCGACAATATTGCCCCCGTTCCAACGCTGGTCGTGCGGCCGGGCCTGTACAAGCGCAAGGACCTCCTACGTGACGGCGGTGACCCGACGCGGTGGTCGCCGTGGGGAGTCATCCGACCGGGCAACCCCGGCGACCTGGGCGCCGTCCGCGACGGTCGCGCCGGTGTGCAGGACGAGGGCAGCCAACTCATCTGCCTGGCCGCCACCAGGGCCGACATCCCCCGCGACCTGCCCTGGCTGGACATGTGCGCGGGCCCGGGAGGCAAGTCCGCCCTGTTGCGGGGGATGGCACCTGAGCACGGTGCCTTCCTCACCGCCAGTGAGGTTCAGCCGCACCGCGCCCACCTCGTCGCCCAGTCCCTGCGGCGCTATCCCGCCGAGGGGCATGAGACCATCTGCGCCGATGGCACCGCACCCGCCTGGCAGCGCGATTCCTTCGGCCTGGTGATGGCCGATGTGCCCTGTTCGGGACTCGGTGCCCTGCGTCGGCGTCCCGACGCGCGCTGGCGCAAGGACGTTGACGACCTGGTCGAGCTCGGCGACCTGCAGCGCTCCCTGCTGTCCAGCGCCCTGGATGCCTGCCGGCCCGGGGGCGTGGTGGCCTATGTCACCTGCTCGCCGCACCGCATGGAGTCCGCCGATATCGTCCTGGCCGACACCTCCCGCTTCGAGATCCTCGACGCGCCCGCGCTCATCCCCGAGGTGCCGGGGGCCGCCGCGTCCACCGATGCACGGTTCATCCAGCTGTGGCCACATCGCCACGGCACGGATGCCATGTTCATGGCCCTGCTGCGCAAGCGCTGA
- the rpe gene encoding ribulose-phosphate 3-epimerase, which produces MSMRITPSVLNADLADLAGEVARIPSADAVHIDVMDNHFVPNLTLGLPVVSSLQRHTKLPFDIHLMIEDADSWAPQYAEAGCESVTFHAEATSAPVRLAREIRRLGSAASLALRPATPIEPFADLIAEFDQVLIMTVEPGFGGQKFLDIMLPKIRRTRAIAAASGVELAIQVDGGVSVDTIGRCAEAGADVFVAGTAVFRATDPDEMVTTLRQTAMQAAHSH; this is translated from the coding sequence GTGTCCATGCGTATTACCCCCAGTGTCCTCAATGCCGATCTGGCCGACCTCGCCGGCGAGGTCGCCCGCATCCCCAGCGCCGATGCGGTGCACATCGACGTGATGGACAACCATTTCGTGCCGAACCTGACGCTGGGCCTGCCGGTGGTGTCCTCGCTGCAGCGCCACACCAAGCTGCCCTTCGACATCCACCTGATGATCGAGGATGCCGACAGCTGGGCCCCGCAGTACGCCGAGGCCGGGTGTGAGTCGGTGACCTTCCACGCCGAGGCGACCTCGGCGCCGGTGCGCCTGGCGCGTGAGATTCGTCGCCTGGGATCGGCGGCATCGCTGGCCCTGCGCCCTGCCACGCCCATCGAGCCCTTCGCCGATCTCATCGCCGAATTCGACCAGGTGCTCATCATGACCGTCGAGCCGGGCTTCGGTGGCCAGAAGTTCCTCGACATCATGCTGCCCAAGATCCGCCGCACCCGCGCCATTGCCGCGGCCAGCGGTGTGGAACTCGCCATCCAGGTCGATGGGGGCGTCAGCGTCGACACGATCGGTCGATGCGCCGAGGCGGGTGCGGATGTCTTCGTGGCCGGGACCGCCGTCTTCCGGGCAACCGATCCCGACGAGATGGTCACCACGCTGCGGCAGACCGCGATGCAGGCCGCCCACAGCCACTGA